One part of the Ornithorhynchus anatinus isolate Pmale09 chromosome 21, mOrnAna1.pri.v4, whole genome shotgun sequence genome encodes these proteins:
- the CCDC117 gene encoding coiled-coil domain-containing protein 117 — protein MAALGRPFSGLPLGRSPDLSQPPAACAGLGLDLSRPSCPKAPPPAAPRPRVFLHNRKKHKREEEDDGLPATKRRLTECALGPVDPNLGDWVLHAHEQGVGQGVSQCIGALPTPSVLDVTCEEMDQTTGDQQCEVARRKLQEIEERLIDEDEEVEADRSVSNLPTLIMSDALKTGLKRELDEVLTKKIIESMNRPSMELVLWKPLPEILSDKPKRLSGVKNFPQETRKGRAKPGVAGANFHQRNELFSEARSAEIPLYNSLEPAGCTEEEMEL, from the exons ATGGCGGCGCTGGGCCGACCCTTCAGCGGGCTCCCCCTGGGCCGCAGCCCCGACTTGTCGCAGCCCCCTGCGGCCTGCGCCGGGCTCGGCCTGGACCTGTCGCGGCCCTCCTGCCCcaaggccccgccgcccgccgccccccgcccgcg GGTCTTTCTCCACAATAGAAAGAAGcacaagagagaagaagaggatgaTGG TTTGCCAGCAACTAAGAGACGACTGACAGAGTGTGCCCTCGGTCCTGTGGACCCTAATCTCGGGGACTGGGTTCTCCATGCACATGAGCAAGGCGTGGGTCAAGGAGTAAGCCAGTGCATtggtgccctccccacccccagcgtcCTGGATGTCACCTGCGAAGAAATGGATCAGACAACTGGAGACCAGCAATGTGAAGTGGCCCGCAGAAAGCTTCAGGAGATTGAGGAGAG attgattgatgaagatgaAGAAGTTGAAGCTGACAGAAGTGTGAGCAATTTACCCACGCTCATTATGTCTGATGCTCTGAAAACAGGCTTGAAAAGGGAATTGGATGAAGTCCTCACTAAGAAAATAATTGAGTCCAT GAACCGTCCTTCCATGGAGTTGGTGCTGTGGAAACCACTTCCTGAAATTCTCTCGGACAAGCCAAAGCGTCTCTCTGGTGTTAAGAACTTCCCACAAGAAACAAGAAAGGGCCGTGCCAAGCCAGGGGTAGCCGGAGCCAACTTCCATCAGCGAAATGAACTCTTCTCCGAGGCTCGGTCAGCGGAGATACCTCTGTACAATAGCTTGGAGCCAGCGGGGTGcacagaagaagaaatggaaCTCTAG